Proteins encoded together in one Lysinibacillus sp. FSL K6-0232 window:
- a CDS encoding ABC transporter permease has product MLKTNNIMKLIFLPILLFFLFFLIMPLLYMFWESFKVGNTVTLQNYLDALKNIEIREAFFNSFKVSFGASILTTILAFLLAYSVHFTTMHRQTKRLVQIGITLPMLLPTITYGFVLIYTFGNQGIVTRLLGQPLFTIYGYNGLMIGYVLYTMPVAFILMQNSMQYIDKRFLLVSMLMHDTALRRFYHTIFRPMIGTIGGAFILTFILSFTDFGIPASVGGNYRVIATELYQAMLGSIVHFERGAVISVFMLIPAVLGVMMLTFLERFNFQYKQVGQSELVQHRLRDGLFTMYAIVCVGIILIIFSTMFLVPFTKGYPYDFGFTLEHVQNVLAERDLTKVYMNSLLVAMLTAVFGVVITFMSALLNARTPLKGRKGLDIASMITNTVPGMVLGLSYLFFFNGSSLKGTFLIIIACNIMHFFTTPYLMAKNSLQKMDPTWEVTAALLKDSWLKTVVRIILPNIKSTIYQMFSYYFLNAMVTVSGVIFLVSTKTMLVSTRIKELQHFAKYTDIFVLSIFILCTNLIVKLGCDYIATRKEKVKEISK; this is encoded by the coding sequence ATGCTTAAAACAAATAACATCATGAAATTAATTTTTCTGCCAATTTTACTATTTTTTCTATTCTTTTTAATAATGCCATTGCTGTATATGTTTTGGGAGTCTTTCAAAGTTGGCAATACGGTTACACTTCAAAATTATCTAGATGCTTTGAAAAATATCGAAATTCGTGAAGCTTTTTTTAATAGCTTTAAAGTTTCCTTTGGTGCATCGATACTCACAACGATTTTAGCCTTTTTATTGGCTTATTCTGTGCATTTTACAACAATGCATCGTCAGACAAAAAGGCTTGTACAAATAGGGATTACGCTGCCGATGTTACTGCCAACGATTACCTATGGCTTTGTATTGATTTATACATTTGGTAATCAAGGAATTGTTACGAGATTATTGGGACAACCGCTCTTTACGATTTATGGCTATAACGGTTTGATGATAGGTTATGTCTTATATACAATGCCTGTTGCGTTTATTTTAATGCAAAATTCTATGCAATATATTGATAAACGATTTTTACTTGTTTCGATGCTAATGCATGACACTGCATTACGTCGCTTCTATCATACGATATTTCGTCCAATGATAGGGACGATTGGTGGGGCTTTTATTTTAACATTTATTTTAAGCTTCACAGATTTTGGAATACCTGCATCCGTTGGTGGAAATTATCGAGTCATTGCTACAGAACTTTATCAAGCAATGCTTGGCTCGATTGTTCATTTTGAGCGTGGTGCAGTAATTTCTGTATTTATGTTAATACCAGCTGTACTAGGGGTTATGATGCTAACATTTTTAGAGCGTTTTAATTTCCAATATAAACAGGTTGGACAAAGTGAGCTTGTTCAGCATCGTCTACGCGATGGGCTCTTTACGATGTATGCCATAGTTTGTGTTGGTATTATCCTGATTATTTTTTCAACGATGTTTCTTGTGCCATTTACAAAAGGATACCCCTATGATTTCGGCTTTACATTAGAGCATGTTCAAAATGTACTGGCAGAGAGAGATTTAACAAAGGTTTATATGAATTCACTTCTTGTAGCGATGCTAACAGCCGTATTTGGGGTCGTTATTACATTTATGTCAGCATTGCTTAATGCACGAACACCGCTTAAAGGGAGAAAAGGCTTAGATATTGCATCTATGATTACCAATACAGTGCCGGGAATGGTGCTTGGTCTATCCTATTTATTTTTCTTTAACGGTAGTTCATTGAAGGGGACATTTCTGATTATTATTGCATGTAATATTATGCACTTTTTTACAACACCCTATTTAATGGCAAAAAATTCATTACAGAAGATGGACCCTACATGGGAAGTAACAGCAGCGCTATTGAAAGATTCTTGGTTAAAAACGGTTGTACGGATTATTCTACCAAATATTAAGTCAACTATTTATCAAATGTTTAGTTACTATTTTTTAAATGCAATGGTGACGGTAAGTGGCGTTATTTTCCTTGTGAGTACAAAGACAATGCTTGTATCAACGCGGATAAAAGAGCTTCAGCATTTCGCAAAATATACCGATATTTTTGTACTTTCTATTTTTATTTTATGTACAAACCTCATTGTGAAATTAGGTTGTGATTATATAGCAACACGCAAAGAAAAAGTGAAGGAGATATCAAAATGA
- a CDS encoding extracellular solute-binding protein — MKNSKWMMFGTMSVAVVALAACGGAEAGSSEQVIIYSNADDEAVEVMESTLDDKGYKGKYVIQSFGTSELGGKMMAEGTDIEADVVTMASYFIESAQASKSMFVDIASDAKPLDDGVTYALPILGNVGAIFVNTDVLEQKGLAVPKTIKDLTDPAYKDLVSFPNIMDSSTAWLLVQAIISEYGEEEGQKVLADLIKNAGPHIESSGSGPIKKVKTGEVAVGFGLRIQAIDAKKEGLPIDYIDPTEGNFTLTESVAVVDKEGDEALAIEIAKVIATEARSGLLEQYPIALYEGEQVQDEQVPAYLKKWDTALTVDLLEKHQAFFKEAQR; from the coding sequence ATGAAAAATTCAAAATGGATGATGTTTGGGACAATGAGTGTGGCAGTGGTGGCTTTAGCTGCCTGTGGAGGAGCAGAAGCAGGTTCTAGTGAGCAAGTCATTATTTATTCGAATGCGGATGATGAAGCCGTTGAGGTAATGGAGTCTACATTAGATGACAAGGGTTATAAGGGAAAGTATGTAATTCAATCCTTTGGGACATCTGAGCTAGGTGGCAAAATGATGGCTGAAGGAACAGATATTGAAGCAGATGTCGTGACAATGGCTTCATATTTTATAGAGAGTGCTCAAGCTTCTAAATCCATGTTTGTGGATATTGCTTCAGATGCTAAGCCGTTGGACGATGGTGTTACATACGCACTGCCAATTCTCGGGAATGTTGGTGCAATCTTTGTCAATACGGATGTATTAGAGCAAAAAGGATTAGCTGTACCAAAAACAATTAAAGATTTAACAGACCCTGCTTATAAGGATTTAGTGTCATTCCCAAACATTATGGATTCCTCAACGGCTTGGCTTTTAGTACAGGCAATTATTAGTGAGTATGGTGAGGAAGAAGGTCAAAAGGTTTTAGCGGACTTAATTAAAAATGCAGGTCCACATATTGAAAGCTCTGGTTCAGGTCCTATTAAAAAGGTGAAAACAGGTGAGGTTGCAGTTGGCTTCGGCTTACGTATTCAAGCCATTGATGCTAAAAAAGAAGGCTTACCAATTGATTATATTGACCCAACAGAAGGGAACTTTACATTAACAGAGTCTGTAGCTGTTGTAGATAAAGAGGGCGACGAGGCATTGGCGATTGAAATTGCAAAAGTTATTGCAACAGAGGCGCGCAGTGGTCTTTTGGAGCAATATCCAATAGCGCTGTATGAAGGAGAGCAGGTGCAGGATGAGCAGGTGCCAGCTTATTTAAAAAAATGGGATACAGCTTTAACAGTCGATTTATTAGAAAAACACCAAGCATTCTTTAAGGAAGCGCAACGATAA